The following proteins come from a genomic window of Dermacentor albipictus isolate Rhodes 1998 colony chromosome 8, USDA_Dalb.pri_finalv2, whole genome shotgun sequence:
- the LOC135914280 gene encoding uncharacterized protein yields MAFLAGSVSAEAAAVLRTRKTGTAGHVITWFPAHMGRNVSPGSINPNELAHDQARGLINRASPRSPASQGIDRTTDPLLTFHEITTHYQLGRRQYPAPHPKLGRPQASVLRMLQTGSFPSRSRLSHYSPGVDPRCPDCGEERSTLNHMLWQCSALRHSPLNRQEDWDEAVKSTDLQVQLRAVQRACDRAEDHGLPPPAQVRPATTTR; encoded by the coding sequence atggcctttctcgccggctctgtctcggccgaggctgcggcGGTGCTGAGGACCCGTAAGACAGGCACGGCCGGTCatgtcatcacttggttcccggctcacatgggccggaacgtctcccccggctcgatcaaccctaatgagctggcccacgaccaggcgcgaggtctcatcaaccgcgccagtccgaggagcccggcttcgcaggggatcgaccgaaccacggacccgctgcttactttccacgagatcactactcattaccagctgggacgcagacagtatccggctcctcacccgaagctgggcagaccccaggcctcggtgctgagaatgctgcagacgggctcctttccgtctcgctcgaggctgagccactactctccaggtgtggatccccgctgcccagactgcggcgaggaacggtcgaccttgaaccacatgctgtggcaatgttctgctttgcgccactcgcctttaaaccggcaagaagactgggatgaagccgtcaagagcaccgaccttcaagtccagcttcgggctgtccaaagggcctgcgacagggctgaagatcacggtcttccgcccccggcgcaggtgcggcccgcgactacgacacggtag